A region of the Denitrificimonas caeni genome:
GTGCCATGCGCACTTGCATCGCGATCTGCTCAGGAGAGAGCATATTGGCCGCATCGTTAATGGCTTTCTTACCTTCTGCTTCAACTTTATAGCTGCGCTCTTTGGCATCGGCCAGTAGTACTTCTGCATCGGCCTGTCCCTGGGCACTTAAGCGCTGCTTATCGGCTTGACCTTGTGCGTTAACCCGCACTGCTTCAGCTTGGTCTTCGGCCGCCTTTTTCTCTGACTCGGCATTGACTACCAGTTTAATTGCTTCTTTTTCAGCCATTTGCCGCGCCATAATAAGTTCGACTTGTTTGGCACGCTCGGCTTGTTCAGTTTGACGGACGGTAATTACCGCTTCTTCTTGCTGTACCGCTAAAGCTCTGGCTTTGTCGGCTTCAGCTTTAGCCTCAGACTCTGCACGCGATTTTTCTGCGATAGCGATGGACTTGTCCTGAGAAGCCAGTTCAATGGCTTTTTGTCGGTTGACTTCAGCTTCTTCGACAGCACGCTGCTTAGCAATTTCCATCTCGCGCACAGCCCGTTCTTTTTGGATAGTTTCCGCATCAATATCCCGATCTGCAACAATACGCTTTAAGTCGATCTCGCGCTGAGCGGCAATTTTAGCCTCTTCTGCTGCACGCTGTTTCTCCGCTTGCTCACTGGCAATTTCTGCCATTTGTGATGCACGACGGATCGACACTTCGCGCTCTTGTTCTAAACGCGCATACTCTTCTTCACGCAAAATATTGAGTTTGCTACGTTCAGCTTCTAAGTTTTTTGTTTTGATCGCTAAGTCAGTTTCTTGCTCAATATCGTTGCGAATTTTACGACGTGACTCAATGGCTTGGGTGAGTTTGGTGAGGCCTTCAGCATCAAAAGCATTTTGCGGATTAAAATGCTCAAATGCGGTTTGATCTAAGCCTGTTAGGGAAACCGATTCCAACTCTAAGCCGTTTTTTAATAAATCTTCAGATACCACATGCTGCACTTTTTGCACGAAGTCGACGCGCTTCTCATGCAACTCTTCCATTGCCATTTCTGCCGCGACAGAGCGTAAAGCATCAACAAACTTACCTTCCACCAGCTCTTTAAGCTCGTGTGGATTCATGGTTTTTAAACCCAGAGTTTGCGCTGCATTAGCGATAGATTCTGTGGTGGGTTTAACGCGAACATAAAACTCTGCGGTGACGTCAGCGCGCATACGATCGCGGGTGATCAATGCCTGCTCATTAGCGCGGCGCACCTCAAGACGTAAGGTGTTCATGTTTACTGGGATGATTTCATGCAGCACCGGTAGAACAATGGCACCACCATTCATAATGACTTTTTCGCCATTAAATCCGGTGCGCACAAATGATACTTCTTTAGAAGCGCGTTTATAGAGTCTGGCTAGGATTAAACCTAGCGCCAACAAAGTGATAAGCACCGAGCCGGCAATGATTGTGATATTGATTAAGTTGCTGTTGAGCATGTTTAAAATCCTAGTCCGTTTAGATATATAGGTTGTATTTTTATTCGGTTAAGTGAGGGTTGGAGTTGCGTATGCCGCGATAAATGGCGCCTTCACGTGAGAGTACTAAAACAGCAGTGCCTTGCTCGAATACATGGCTAGCATCATCAGGCTCAAGTTGAATGTAATGGCTGTAGCCATGCTGATCTTTGACCCGGGCTTCTGCCGGGTATCCATAGGCTGCGGTGCCTAAGGTGATTGTCGCGATGCGCCCGATTAAGCTTTCTGAGCTGACCGCGGTGGTTTCATCTTTGGGCATGAGCCATTGCAGTAGTCCGCCACAGGTGCGCACGAGCGGCAAACTCAAGAGCATGATCAATGGCGCAGCAATCCAGCCCGGTGCTAACCATCCGCTCAGCTCATGCAAAATGTTTTGTACGATCAGACCAAGTAAGCCAAAGCACAGCAGAAACACCATCAATAGCATCAGCAATGGCACTTGACCGACCCGCAACCAGCCAAGAAAGCGGCTCAAAGCCGATTGCGCATCCAGTTGTGCAACTTCTGCATGAGGTGAAAAATCAGTTTCAGGCAGCACACTTTCGAGAAGGTTTGATATACCAAGACCGAACAGCATGCCTACGCCTTCTAGTAGTGCAATCATCAGCATTAACAGTAATGCCGCACTAAAAGCGATATTTTCACTGGCCAGTATCATCGCAAGCATTAGCTTTGCTCTGCTTTAAGAGCAGCTAAACGTTCGGCAATTCTGTTGTGACGGGCGAGTTCGTCCAGTTCGGCAAGTTTGCTGGCGCTGGTCAGCGACACATCGCGCCCGGCAATACCTGTGGCTTTTTCAAGCACACGGTCAAAGCTTGCACCTGCACGGTTGGCTTTATCGGCTGCGCTATCGCCTTGCTTGCTGGCAACACTGGTGGCACTTACAGATGCTGCACGTGTTTGTAGAAAGGCGTTTAATTCAGACTTCATTTCGCGCTTTTTCGCTTGTAGCGCTTGAATAAAACCTTCCAGTTCTTTTTCTCTAGCAGTAGCATTGGCAATGCTGAGTTCGAGCACAGGCATCCGCGCTTCAATGTCGATTTGTTCGGCGATGCCAGCTTCGGCTAGATCATCGCGGCTATTGGCTACGGCGACATGCAGTTGCTCAGCTAAAACTTCATAGCGATTGTTTTCTTCAATCAGCTTTTTGCTAGCTAAATGCTTCTGCGCGATTTGCTGGCCCAACTCAGCTTGTGTATCAGCGATTGCTGAGTCGATTTCACGAATAGCTTGCTCCATAACCAGTTCTGGTGATGCATTTTCAACAGCATCAACTAATGCATTGACACTGCCACTCATCAGTCGAGCAACTCGACTCGTTATGCTTTCATTCATGCTTCTTCTCCATGTGATTTTGTTTGTACTCATGTAACAGTGTTGCTAAATCGAATGCGGTTTTTTGTTTTTTGTCTGCAGCGTACTGACTGGTGATTGCTAAAGGCAGCAGTAACGCATTGAGATAAAAAATTTTATCAAGCATGTCTGCATCGGCTGCTTGCAGTTCTTGTGTACTTAAGTTGGCGCTGCGTGCCGTTAAGGTTTGCAGGCTAGCAAACAGGTCAGGCAACGTATCAAGCACACGTAAAGTTGCATCAGGCAGGTAGTTCAGGGATTGCTGGCGTACCAGCAGTTGATGCTTCATTTTGCCAAACAGCTCTTGGGCTTGACTGAGATTTTGCGCATAGTCCTCACAGCTACCTTGTTGGCGTCGGGTTTCTGCAAGCAGTCCTCGTAGTTTCTCAGAGGGTGTGCGCGCACCGTCAAACTCTAGCGTGCTAATAAACTCGGCATCTTCAACACTAATGCGGGCACTAAAAGGGATGGTCTTGCCACTCACATGACTCTCCAGAGTTATTTAGCGATGGTTGGCGTCATTGTATTCAAATGAATACATAAGTAAATAAGCAGAGTGTGATGGGCTTAGCGTTCTCTGAGTTTGGTGATTTTGTAACGACTTTAGCCGCTTAAAGTGGCGTGTCTGCGTGGGCATACAAAACTGAGTAGGCTGGGTCGTCAGTTCTTTTTTTGATTTTTTATTGCTGATTAAATAAATATTTAAAATACTTATAGCGAATCAATCTTAAAATACTTTCTTTAAGGTTGCTATCGCTGAGGCATAGCCCTAAAGTGCGCGCCTAGAACGCTCATGCTGAAACGATCCATGCGGCTCAAGTACTGACGACGAGAGGTTGATAGCTTAGTGCTATAAATCCTCGGCGACGTGCCTTGGGAAGTAGGCGAACCAAAGTGGGGAAACGGATTCAGCGTTCGGATGTAATCCCTTATTTTCTTGATTTTGCCACG
Encoded here:
- a CDS encoding flotillin family protein, coding for MLNSNLINITIIAGSVLITLLALGLILARLYKRASKEVSFVRTGFNGEKVIMNGGAIVLPVLHEIIPVNMNTLRLEVRRANEQALITRDRMRADVTAEFYVRVKPTTESIANAAQTLGLKTMNPHELKELVEGKFVDALRSVAAEMAMEELHEKRVDFVQKVQHVVSEDLLKNGLELESVSLTGLDQTAFEHFNPQNAFDAEGLTKLTQAIESRRKIRNDIEQETDLAIKTKNLEAERSKLNILREEEYARLEQEREVSIRRASQMAEIASEQAEKQRAAEEAKIAAQREIDLKRIVADRDIDAETIQKERAVREMEIAKQRAVEEAEVNRQKAIELASQDKSIAIAEKSRAESEAKAEADKARALAVQQEEAVITVRQTEQAERAKQVELIMARQMAEKEAIKLVVNAESEKKAAEDQAEAVRVNAQGQADKQRLSAQGQADAEVLLADAKERSYKVEAEGKKAINDAANMLSPEQIAMQVRMALIQHLPEIIAQSVKPMEQISDIKILHVNGLGQNGAADGNNTGTAAEPANSGSLADQVVSSALRYRAQAPILDSLLSEIGLKGADINGMAEAMNKPTALN
- a CDS encoding YqiJ family protein, with the protein product MLAMILASENIAFSAALLLMLMIALLEGVGMLFGLGISNLLESVLPETDFSPHAEVAQLDAQSALSRFLGWLRVGQVPLLMLLMVFLLCFGLLGLIVQNILHELSGWLAPGWIAAPLIMLLSLPLVRTCGGLLQWLMPKDETTAVSSESLIGRIATITLGTAAYGYPAEARVKDQHGYSHYIQLEPDDASHVFEQGTAVLVLSREGAIYRGIRNSNPHLTE
- a CDS encoding PspA/IM30 family protein, with the protein product MNESITSRVARLMSGSVNALVDAVENASPELVMEQAIREIDSAIADTQAELGQQIAQKHLASKKLIEENNRYEVLAEQLHVAVANSRDDLAEAGIAEQIDIEARMPVLELSIANATAREKELEGFIQALQAKKREMKSELNAFLQTRAASVSATSVASKQGDSAADKANRAGASFDRVLEKATGIAGRDVSLTSASKLAELDELARHNRIAERLAALKAEQS